The Sinorhizobium fredii USDA 257 region GACCTCGGCGCCCTCCTGCTTGCCAATGTCGATATAGGAGAGGATCTTCTCCAGCTGTTCGCCCGACGCCTGGGCGCCGATCATCGTCGCCGGGTCGTGCGGATTGCCCTGTCGGATCGCCTCGACCCGCTTCAGCGCCCGCTCCATGAAACGGTCGTAGATGCTTTCCTGGACCAGCGCCCGGCTCGGGCAGGTGCAGACCTCGCCCTGGTTAAGCGCAAACATGGCGAAGCCTTCCAGCGCCTTGTCGAAATAGTCGTCGTCCTCGTTGAGCACGTCGGCGAAGAAGATGTTCGGCGACTTGCCGCCGAGCTCGAGTGTCACGGGGATGAGGTTCTGGCTGGCATATTGCATGATCAGTCGCCCCGTCGTCGTCTCGCCGGTAAAAGCGATCTTGGCGATGCGCGGGCTGGTCGCCAGCGGCTTGCCCGCCTCGAGGCCGAAGCCGTTGACGATGTTGAGCACGCCCGGCGGCAACAGGTCGGCGATCAATTCGGCAAGTATGAGGATCGAGGCCGGCGTCTGCTCGGCCGGCTTCAAGACGACGCAGTTGCCGGCCGCAAGCGCCGGCGCCACCTTCCAGGCGGCCATCAGGATCGGGAAATTCCAGGGAATGATCTGGCCGACGACACCGAGCGGCTCATGGAAATGATAGGCGACCGTATCGTGGTCGATCTCGCCGATCGAGCCTTCCTGCGCCCGAATGCAGGCGGCGAAATAGCGGAAATGGTCGATCGCCAACGGAATGTCGGCGGCCATGGTTTCGCGGATCGGCTTGCCGTTGTCCCAGGTCTCGGCCCGCGCCAGAAGCTCGAGATTGTCCTCCATCCGCGCAGCGATTTTCATCAGGATGTTGGAGCGCTCGGTTGTCGAGGTCCGGCCCCACTTCTCCTTGGCGGCATGGGCGGCATCGAGCGCGAGCTCGACATCGGCGGCATCCGAACGGGCAACCTGGCAGAGCGAACCGCCGGTGACAGGCGTGGTATTGTCGAAATAGCGGCCGGCGACCGGCTCGCGCCACTCACCGCCGATGAAATTTCCATACTTGTGCTTGAACGGGTTCTCGAGAATCTTCTGATGCAGCATGGCTTCCTCCCTTGGAAAAAACAGCACTCCGATCTGCTGTGGAAGGAAGAGTGAAGCCGACTGCGGATTTTCGGTAGTGCGCCGCAGCAGCCGGCAATGCCATTTGTTTCAGAATTGAGACAGGTCGCCGTTGCCTGTCGTGCTGCAGCGCAGCAATGACTCAAAAAGTCAATTAAGCGAAAGCCGCTTCATCTTGCGGTAGAGTGTTGCGCGGCTGATACCTAGGAGGTCGGCGGCCATCGACACATTGCCGTTGGTGCGCGACAGCACGCGGCGCAGTGCCGCTCTTTCGGCATCCGGCAATTCGGCTCCGTCCCCGGGAACGCCCTCCTGGAGCAGGTCGGAGGCGGGAATGCCGGCTGCAATGCGCTTGTCGTCAAGCCCGAGCCACTGCCGGGCTGCCCGCGTCGCGCCGAGCACGAGATCGTCGCGGTCGACGGCGAGCAGAGCCGGCCCTTGGCGATCGGCCGGCACGAGCACGATCCGCACCTCCGCAAAGGCGCGGCGGAAGAGGTTTGCCTCGATACGGGCGGCCGCATCGCGCACCGCTTGCGAGAGGATCGCGAGCGTCGCCTCGGAAGCGTCGTCACGGCAGGTGGAGATGTCGAGCGCGGCGGCAAGGCGCCCGGCTTCGTCGCGAATCGGCGCTGTCGCGCAGCTCAAGCCGATATTGCGGCTCAAGAAATGCTGGTCGCGATGGATCACGACGGGGCGATCGTCGGCGATCGCCGTGCCGATGCCGTTGGTTCCGACGCTCGCCTCGCTCCACACGGTGCCCGACCAAAGTCCGACGCCACGAAAATCCGTATCGTCCCCACCTGCCCCGCGCCGCTCGAGCGCAATCCCTTTCTCGTCGGTAAGCAACAGGCAGCATCCAGCCTTGACGATGACGGCGAACAGCCGGTCGAGTTCGCCGACGGCTTCCGCAATCAGCACTCCGGAGCGTTCGCGCGCCTGCCGAAAATCGCCATCCGCAAGGCGCCATGGCAAACGCGCCTCCTCGGGGGCAAGACCGTGCAGGGTCATGCAGCGCCGCCACGAGGCGGCGACCGGCGAGCTGACGGCTGCCGACGACTGTTGCGCGGTCCTGTAGACGTGTTCGGTATGGTCCCGGACTGCAGGCATTCGCTCCCTCCCTGAAAGCGTCCTCCGGCGGTAGGTCGCCTGCACCTATCTCCCGGTTCGGTGCAGCCGCGTCGGCCGCCACTATAGGCTGGGACTGCGCGGCCGGTCCAGCCAGACGAAGGTCGTGCAACACGATCCTTCGTCGCTGCGTCGGGCGACGGTATCGACACGGCCGCCGATATGCTACGCCGTCGGCCAGCCAATTCCCGCGACTCGCCATCAACACCCGCCCGCAACACCCGGTTGTCCGCCATGCTTCGTGATTTTTCCGTGCAAAGCCTCTTCATGGGCGTGCTGATCGCCTTCGTCGGCTTCGCCAGCTCCTTCGCCGTCATTCTGCATGGCCTCGCCGGCGTCGGGGCGACGGCGGCCCAGGCGGCCTCTGGCCTGACGGCTCTGTCGATTTCCATGGGCGTCTGCGCGATCCTCATCAGCATCGCCACGCGGCTTCCCGTCAGCATCGCCTGGTCGACGCCCGGTGCGGCGCTGCTGGCGACATCAGGAACCGTCGAGGGTGGCTTCAACGCCGCCGTCGGCGCCTTTCTGGTTTGCGGCCTGCTGATCGTCATCGCAGGCCTGTGGAAGTCGCTCGGTCGGATGGTGTCTTCCATTCCTCCGGCTCTGGCGAACGCAATGCTCGCCGGCGTGCTCTTGAGCCTCTGCTTCGCGCCGGTGAAGGCGATCGCCTTCAATCCGCTCTTCGGCCTGCCGATCGTCGCCGCCTGGGCGATCGTCGGCAGCCTCAACAAGCTTTATGCCGTGCCGGCCGCGCTTCTCGCCTTCGTGCTGGTGATCGCCTTCGGCGTCCAAATGCCGGACAACGCCTTTGCGCAACTCTCCTCCGCTCTCGTCCCAAAGGCCGAATTCGTTCCGCCGATCTTCAATGCCGCGGCGATGATCAGCATCGCCCTGCCGCTCTTCATCGTGACCATGGCCTCGCAGAATATTCCCGGCATCGCCGTGCTGAAGGTCAACGACTATCACCCGAATCCCGGCCCGCTCTTTGCGACGACCGGCCTCTTTTCCCTGTTCAGCGCACCGTTCGGCGGCCACGCCGTCAATCTGGCGGCGATCACCGCGGCCATGTGCGCCGGCCCCGATGCCCATCCAAACCGCAACCGCCGTTACTGGTCGGCGATCATCGCCGGCATAGCCTATATTGCCTTCGGCCTGCTCGCCGGCGCCGTCACCACCTTTGTCAGCCTGGCGCCGCCGGTGCTGATCGAAGCCGTTGCCGGGCTGGCGCTCATCGGCGCCTTATCGAGTTCGGCCGTGGCGGCCTTCACGGAAGCTCAGACGCGCGAGGCCGCCGCCATCACTTTCCTCGTCACCGCGTCGGGCGTCAGTTTTGCCGGCGTCTCCGGCGCCTTCTGGGGGTTGATCGCCGGCGGCCTCATGTTGGCGCTCGCGCGTTTTTCCCGGCGGAAAAGCTAAGAGGCGCCCGGCGCCTTGCAT contains the following coding sequences:
- a CDS encoding helix-turn-helix domain-containing protein produces the protein MPAVRDHTEHVYRTAQQSSAAVSSPVAASWRRCMTLHGLAPEEARLPWRLADGDFRQARERSGVLIAEAVGELDRLFAVIVKAGCCLLLTDEKGIALERRGAGGDDTDFRGVGLWSGTVWSEASVGTNGIGTAIADDRPVVIHRDQHFLSRNIGLSCATAPIRDEAGRLAAALDISTCRDDASEATLAILSQAVRDAAARIEANLFRRAFAEVRIVLVPADRQGPALLAVDRDDLVLGATRAARQWLGLDDKRIAAGIPASDLLQEGVPGDGAELPDAERAALRRVLSRTNGNVSMAADLLGISRATLYRKMKRLSLN
- a CDS encoding benzoate/H(+) symporter BenE family transporter — its product is MLRDFSVQSLFMGVLIAFVGFASSFAVILHGLAGVGATAAQAASGLTALSISMGVCAILISIATRLPVSIAWSTPGAALLATSGTVEGGFNAAVGAFLVCGLLIVIAGLWKSLGRMVSSIPPALANAMLAGVLLSLCFAPVKAIAFNPLFGLPIVAAWAIVGSLNKLYAVPAALLAFVLVIAFGVQMPDNAFAQLSSALVPKAEFVPPIFNAAAMISIALPLFIVTMASQNIPGIAVLKVNDYHPNPGPLFATTGLFSLFSAPFGGHAVNLAAITAAMCAGPDAHPNRNRRYWSAIIAGIAYIAFGLLAGAVTTFVSLAPPVLIEAVAGLALIGALSSSAVAAFTEAQTREAAAITFLVTASGVSFAGVSGAFWGLIAGGLMLALARFSRRKS
- the adh gene encoding aldehyde dehydrogenase, yielding MLHQKILENPFKHKYGNFIGGEWREPVAGRYFDNTTPVTGGSLCQVARSDAADVELALDAAHAAKEKWGRTSTTERSNILMKIAARMEDNLELLARAETWDNGKPIRETMAADIPLAIDHFRYFAACIRAQEGSIGEIDHDTVAYHFHEPLGVVGQIIPWNFPILMAAWKVAPALAAGNCVVLKPAEQTPASILILAELIADLLPPGVLNIVNGFGLEAGKPLATSPRIAKIAFTGETTTGRLIMQYASQNLIPVTLELGGKSPNIFFADVLNEDDDYFDKALEGFAMFALNQGEVCTCPSRALVQESIYDRFMERALKRVEAIRQGNPHDPATMIGAQASGEQLEKILSYIDIGKQEGAEVLTGGERNVLEGDLSGGYYVKPTVFRGHNKMRIFQEEIFGPVVSVTTFKTEDEALAIANDTLYGLGAGMWSRDANRCYRFGREIQAGRVWTNCYHAYPAHAAFGGYKQSGIGRETHKMMLDHYQQTKNMLVSYSPKALGFF